One segment of Prosthecodimorpha staleyi DNA contains the following:
- a CDS encoding ribokinase has product MIVGFGTINVDLVTVVARFPVPGETVKGRDYQLFPGGKGANQVLAAARAGARTVLVGAVGRDGFAAPALANLKAAGVDCSRVRASASPTGLYMIAIGPGGENLMIGANAANDTARAAWLDGLFGPGVTFVTQNSLGTVEVEAAIAMARAAGARVVYNAAPAEPVADATFAAADWIVVNEHEARRYGELTDLPGAPEAFCRAAAARFGNNVIATLGARGIVGMVDGRALAADPAAVTVVDTTGAGDAFCGALAAALDRGETSDAALRQAVAAGSLACRESGAQTSFHDLAEIRALAAGIVLRPL; this is encoded by the coding sequence GTGATCGTCGGCTTCGGCACCATCAATGTCGATCTGGTCACCGTGGTGGCGCGCTTCCCGGTGCCCGGCGAGACCGTGAAGGGGCGCGACTATCAGCTCTTTCCCGGCGGCAAGGGCGCCAACCAGGTGCTCGCCGCCGCGCGCGCCGGCGCCCGCACCGTGCTGGTCGGCGCGGTCGGACGCGACGGCTTCGCCGCACCGGCCCTCGCCAACCTGAAGGCCGCCGGCGTCGACTGCTCGCGCGTGCGCGCCTCCGCCTCGCCGACCGGCCTCTACATGATCGCCATCGGTCCGGGCGGCGAGAACCTGATGATCGGCGCCAATGCGGCCAACGACACCGCCCGGGCGGCCTGGCTCGACGGCCTGTTCGGCCCCGGCGTGACCTTCGTGACGCAGAATTCCCTCGGGACGGTCGAGGTCGAGGCCGCCATCGCGATGGCCCGGGCGGCCGGCGCGCGCGTCGTCTACAATGCCGCCCCGGCCGAACCGGTCGCGGACGCGACCTTCGCGGCGGCGGACTGGATCGTCGTCAACGAGCACGAGGCGCGCCGCTACGGCGAACTGACCGACCTGCCGGGCGCGCCGGAGGCCTTCTGCCGCGCCGCCGCCGCGCGTTTCGGCAACAATGTGATCGCCACGCTGGGCGCGCGCGGCATCGTCGGGATGGTCGACGGGCGGGCGCTCGCCGCAGATCCGGCCGCCGTGACCGTGGTCGACACGACCGGTGCCGGCGATGCCTTCTGCGGCGCGCTGGCGGCGGCGCTCGATCGCGGCGAGACGAGCGATGCGGCGCTCAGGCAGGCGGTGGCGGCCGGCAGTCTCGCCTGCCGGGAGAGCGGCGCGCAGACCAGCTTCCACGATCTCGCCGAGATCCGCGCCCTGGCGGCGGGCATCGTGCTGCGGCCGCTCTGA
- the deoC gene encoding deoxyribose-phosphate aldolase translates to MPETVRLAAIAARALPLVDLTDLGDTCTPAAVDALVDRAATAFGPVAAVCLWPRFVARARSRLDPASPIRIATVVNFPDGGTDLAAVVAETEAALRDGADEIDLVLPYRALMAGDAAAAERMIAAVRALFPPPPVSLKVILETGRLADPALIRQAADLAIAAGADFIKTSTGKVDVNATPEAAEIMLQAIWDAGRPCGFKAAGGIRTTEDAGRYLDIADRILGPDWASPATFRFGASGLLDDLLARLGGGTAAAGQPASY, encoded by the coding sequence ATGCCCGAAACCGTCCGCCTCGCCGCCATCGCGGCCCGTGCCCTGCCGCTCGTCGACCTGACCGATCTCGGCGACACCTGCACGCCGGCCGCCGTCGACGCGCTTGTCGACCGGGCGGCGACGGCGTTCGGGCCGGTCGCGGCGGTCTGCCTCTGGCCGCGCTTCGTCGCCCGCGCCCGGTCGCGGCTCGATCCGGCGAGCCCGATCAGGATCGCCACGGTGGTCAACTTCCCCGACGGCGGCACCGACCTGGCGGCTGTGGTCGCCGAGACCGAGGCGGCGCTGCGCGACGGAGCCGACGAGATCGACCTGGTGCTGCCCTATCGCGCGCTGATGGCCGGCGACGCGGCGGCCGCCGAGAGGATGATCGCGGCCGTGCGCGCGCTGTTTCCGCCGCCACCGGTCAGCCTCAAGGTCATCCTGGAGACCGGCCGACTCGCCGACCCGGCGCTGATCCGCCAGGCCGCCGACCTCGCCATCGCGGCCGGGGCCGACTTCATCAAGACCTCGACCGGCAAGGTCGATGTCAATGCCACGCCCGAGGCTGCAGAGATCATGCTTCAGGCGATCTGGGATGCCGGCCGGCCCTGCGGCTTCAAGGCGGCGGGCGGCATCCGCACAACGGAAGATGCGGGGCGCTACCTGGATATCGCCGACCGGATTCTCGGCCCCGACTGGGCTTCGCCCGCCACGTTCCGCTTCGGGGCGAGCGGCCTTCTCGACGATCTTCTCGCCCGGCTCGGCGGCGGCACCGCTGCGGCCGGCCAGCCTGCCTCCTATTGA
- the upp gene encoding uracil phosphoribosyltransferase — MNQDGVTVIDHPLVSHKLTLMRDKETSTKSFRQLLREIALLLCYEATRDLELTLVEIETPLTKMMAPKIAGKKLVFVPILRAGMGLLEGMLELVPSARIAHIGLYRDPKTLVAVEYYFKAPEDIGDRLVIVLDPMLATANSAVAAVERLKERGARNIRFVCLLAAPEGIAHMRDAHPDVHIYCAAIDERLNEKGYIMPGLGDAGDRMYGTK; from the coding sequence ATGAACCAGGACGGCGTGACCGTCATCGACCATCCGCTGGTCAGCCACAAGCTGACGCTGATGCGCGACAAGGAGACCTCGACCAAGAGCTTCCGTCAGCTTTTGCGCGAAATCGCGCTGCTGCTCTGCTACGAGGCGACACGCGATCTCGAACTGACCCTGGTCGAGATCGAGACCCCGCTGACCAAGATGATGGCGCCGAAGATCGCCGGCAAGAAGCTGGTCTTCGTGCCGATCCTGCGCGCCGGCATGGGCCTCCTGGAGGGCATGCTGGAACTGGTGCCGTCGGCCCGCATCGCCCATATCGGCCTCTACCGCGATCCGAAGACGCTGGTCGCGGTCGAATACTACTTCAAGGCACCGGAGGATATCGGCGATCGCCTGGTCATCGTGCTCGATCCGATGCTGGCGACCGCCAATTCGGCCGTCGCCGCGGTGGAGCGGCTGAAGGAGCGCGGCGCCCGGAACATCCGCTTCGTCTGCCTGCTGGCCGCCCCCGAGGGCATCGCCCACATGCGCGACGCGCATCCGGACGTGCACATCTATTGCGCGGCGATCGACGAGCGGCTGAACGAGAAGGGCTACATCATGCCCGGTCTCGGCGATGCCGGCGACCGCATGTACGGCACCAAGTGA
- the deoA gene encoding thymidine phosphorylase, with the protein MLPQEVIRKKREGATLSEAEIAFMVAGLTDGSITEGQIAAFAMAVFFRGMTLPERVALTRAMTGSGTVLAWDLPGPVLDKHSSGGVGDNVSLMLAPMVAACGGFVPMISGRGLGHTGGTLDKLDAIPGYVSQPDSATFARVVRAVGTAIIGQTPDLAPADRRFYAIRDVTATVESIDLITASILSKKLAAGLQGLVLDVKWGNGAFMATFAEAQGLAESLVAVANGAGLATTALLTDMNQPLAPAAGNAVEVRHAVDFLTRRRRDARVEAVTVELGVEMLMTGGLAETRDMAHARLVRTLDDGSAAERFARMVAALGGPTDLVERPGDHLARAAVEIAVEAAEAGIVTAIDTRAIGVAVIELGGGRMRAADAIDPTVGFTELAGLGAPVGPGRPLARVHARDAAAALSAAAALQAAYRIGPDAPAVAPVVAARIGAP; encoded by the coding sequence ATGCTGCCTCAGGAAGTGATCCGCAAGAAGCGCGAGGGCGCCACGCTGAGCGAGGCCGAGATCGCCTTCATGGTCGCAGGCCTGACCGACGGCTCGATCACCGAGGGCCAGATCGCGGCCTTCGCGATGGCGGTCTTCTTCCGCGGCATGACCCTTCCCGAACGCGTCGCGCTGACCCGCGCCATGACCGGATCCGGCACCGTGCTCGCCTGGGACCTGCCCGGGCCGGTGCTCGACAAGCATTCCTCCGGCGGCGTCGGCGACAATGTCTCGCTGATGCTCGCCCCGATGGTCGCCGCCTGCGGCGGCTTTGTGCCGATGATCTCGGGGCGCGGGCTCGGCCATACCGGCGGCACGCTCGACAAGCTCGATGCCATCCCGGGCTATGTCAGCCAGCCCGACAGCGCCACCTTCGCGCGCGTGGTGCGCGCCGTCGGCACTGCGATCATCGGCCAGACCCCCGATCTCGCCCCGGCGGACCGGCGCTTCTACGCGATCCGAGACGTGACCGCGACGGTCGAATCGATCGACCTGATCACAGCCTCGATCCTGTCAAAGAAGCTCGCCGCCGGCCTGCAAGGCCTTGTGCTCGACGTGAAATGGGGCAACGGCGCCTTCATGGCGACGTTCGCCGAGGCGCAAGGTTTGGCCGAGAGTCTGGTCGCGGTCGCCAACGGCGCCGGCCTCGCCACCACGGCGCTGCTGACCGACATGAATCAGCCGCTCGCCCCCGCCGCCGGCAATGCGGTCGAGGTGCGCCACGCGGTCGATTTCCTGACCCGGCGCCGGCGCGACGCGCGCGTCGAGGCGGTCACGGTCGAACTCGGCGTCGAGATGCTGATGACCGGCGGCCTCGCGGAGACCCGCGACATGGCGCATGCGCGCCTCGTCCGCACGCTCGACGACGGCAGTGCGGCCGAGCGCTTCGCCCGCATGGTCGCCGCGCTCGGCGGCCCGACCGATCTGGTCGAGCGCCCCGGCGATCATCTCGCCCGCGCCGCGGTGGAGATCGCCGTCGAGGCGGCGGAGGCGGGCATCGTCACGGCGATCGACACCCGCGCGATCGGCGTCGCCGTGATCGAACTCGGCGGCGGCCGGATGCGCGCCGCCGATGCCATCGACCCCACGGTCGGCTTCACCGAACTGGCCGGCCTCGGTGCGCCCGTCGGGCCGGGGCGGCCGCTGGCGCGCGTCCACGCCCGAGACGCCGCCGCCGCCCTGAGCGCGGCCGCCGCCTTGCAGGCCGCCTACCGCATCGGCCCGGACGCGCCGGCGGTCGCTCCCGTCGTCGCCGCGCGCATCGGGGCGCCGTGA
- a CDS encoding URC4/urg3 family protein — protein sequence MTNTKITSSIPKERLNIVGRKLLSARAVRERAAQLLSYGQSDRLDNFTVDMSRLDPTSDFVLRVIRSNYPNLGVPPHSRWRHFELGEFDRWGMIAGTRDWRDPVELGRAAFDLAFVSVLLDAGAGTKWAYAESATGETFSRSEGLAIASLVMFTSGAFSSDPYDPLRADARALAGLTYEELADGFQVSNGNPLIGLEGRLGLLNRLGNAMQERPDVFSAPDGIRPGGMVDMLIRQATGTGKIGAPVILEVLLESLGSIWPGRYMMGDVALGDTWKHPKVIAGDASDGLLPLHKLSQWLAYSLIEPLVWSGLTVTDLDGLTGLAEYRNGGLFIDMGLLKPRDPTALRRPQKPESEFVVEWRGLTVALLDQIAEGVRKRLSRTAQTFPLACVLEGGTWSAGRRIAREKRPDGSPPIIIDSDGTVF from the coding sequence ATGACCAATACGAAGATCACGTCTTCGATCCCCAAGGAGCGGCTCAATATCGTCGGCCGCAAGCTGCTCTCCGCCCGCGCCGTCCGCGAACGCGCCGCCCAGCTCCTCTCCTACGGTCAGTCCGATCGGCTGGACAACTTCACCGTCGACATGAGCCGGCTCGACCCGACCTCGGACTTCGTCCTCAGGGTGATCCGCTCCAACTACCCCAATCTCGGCGTGCCGCCGCATTCGCGCTGGCGGCATTTCGAACTCGGCGAGTTCGACCGCTGGGGCATGATCGCCGGCACGCGCGACTGGCGCGATCCGGTCGAACTCGGCCGCGCCGCCTTCGATCTGGCCTTCGTCTCGGTGCTGCTCGATGCCGGCGCCGGCACCAAATGGGCCTATGCGGAATCGGCGACCGGCGAGACCTTCTCGCGCTCCGAGGGCCTGGCGATCGCCAGCCTGGTCATGTTCACCAGCGGCGCCTTCTCGAGCGACCCCTACGATCCGCTGCGCGCCGATGCCCGTGCGCTGGCCGGCCTGACCTACGAGGAACTGGCCGACGGTTTCCAGGTCTCCAACGGCAACCCGCTGATCGGGCTGGAAGGCCGGCTCGGCCTCCTGAACCGGCTCGGCAACGCCATGCAGGAGCGGCCGGACGTGTTCTCCGCGCCCGACGGCATCCGTCCCGGCGGCATGGTCGACATGCTGATCCGCCAGGCGACCGGCACCGGCAAGATCGGCGCGCCGGTGATCCTGGAGGTGCTGCTCGAATCGCTCGGCTCGATCTGGCCGGGCCGCTACATGATGGGCGACGTGGCGCTCGGCGACACCTGGAAGCACCCGAAGGTGATCGCCGGCGACGCCTCCGACGGCCTGCTGCCGCTGCACAAGCTGTCGCAGTGGCTGGCCTATTCGCTGATCGAGCCGCTGGTCTGGTCCGGCCTGACGGTGACCGATCTCGACGGCCTGACCGGCCTTGCGGAATACCGCAACGGCGGCCTGTTCATCGACATGGGGCTCCTGAAGCCGCGCGACCCGACCGCCCTGCGCCGGCCGCAGAAGCCGGAATCCGAATTCGTGGTCGAATGGCGCGGACTGACCGTGGCGCTGCTCGACCAGATCGCCGAGGGCGTGCGCAAGCGCCTGTCGCGCACCGCCCAGACCTTCCCGCTCGCCTGCGTGCTCGAAGGCGGCACCTGGTCGGCCGGCCGCCGCATCGCACGCGAGAAGCGCCCCGACGGCAGCCCGCCGATCATCATCGACAGCGACGGCACGGTGTTCTGA
- a CDS encoding purine-nucleoside phosphorylase, with protein sequence MTPTELAAVIRDWAPAAPAPKVAIVLGSGLSGLADAVTDAARIPYVDLPGFPRAGVSGHSGELVLGRLAGLPVAVMAGRAHFYESGRANVMEPAIATLKALGADTLILTNAAGSLDEAMPPGTPMLIADHIALGPNPLIGREGDARFVNMVDAWDPDLRALARARAKALDIPLGEGVYLWFTGPSFETPAEIRMARRLGADAVGMSTVPEAILARYHGLRLLGLSMITNLGAGMTGRPLSHEETKAEAARGVDRFRALLLAILADLAGPTGEA encoded by the coding sequence ATGACCCCGACCGAACTCGCCGCCGTGATCCGCGACTGGGCGCCCGCTGCGCCGGCGCCGAAGGTGGCCATCGTGCTCGGCTCCGGGCTCTCGGGCCTCGCCGACGCGGTCACGGATGCCGCCCGCATCCCCTATGTCGACCTGCCCGGCTTCCCGCGCGCCGGCGTCTCCGGTCATAGCGGCGAACTGGTGCTCGGCCGGCTCGCCGGCCTGCCGGTCGCCGTCATGGCCGGCCGGGCGCATTTCTACGAATCCGGCCGCGCCAACGTGATGGAACCGGCCATCGCGACCCTGAAGGCGCTCGGCGCCGACACGCTCATCCTGACCAATGCCGCCGGCTCGCTCGACGAGGCCATGCCGCCGGGCACGCCGATGCTGATCGCCGACCATATCGCGCTCGGCCCCAATCCGCTGATCGGACGGGAGGGCGACGCGCGCTTCGTCAACATGGTCGACGCCTGGGACCCGGACTTGCGCGCGCTCGCCCGCGCCCGGGCAAAGGCGCTCGACATCCCGCTCGGCGAGGGCGTCTATCTGTGGTTCACCGGCCCGTCTTTCGAGACCCCGGCCGAGATCCGCATGGCGCGCCGGCTCGGCGCCGATGCGGTCGGCATGTCGACGGTTCCGGAGGCGATCCTCGCCCGCTATCATGGCCTCAGGCTGCTCGGCCTCTCGATGATCACCAATCTCGGGGCGGGGATGACCGGCCGGCCGCTCTCCCACGAGGAGACCAAGGCCGAGGCGGCGCGCGGCGTCGACCGGTTCCGCGCGCTCCTTCTCGCCATCCTGGCCGATCTGGCCGGCCCGACCGGAGAGGCCTGA
- a CDS encoding TIGR02281 family clan AA aspartic protease produces MLQVVLRSILVGCFAILLAPAAVPYLVDALSWIADRPDGSIPTAVGYRAEETAAPDRAPTPAGRGRSVSLRADIRGHFEVDARINGTPVPVMVDTGATSVALRYEDAVRLGLRPLPSEFDVPIATANGTTKAARVTLGEVRIGDVRVSKVEALVVPARALTTNLLGMSFIKRLGKVEMRGDRLLLVE; encoded by the coding sequence ATGCTGCAGGTCGTGCTTCGCTCCATCCTCGTCGGCTGCTTCGCCATCCTCCTGGCGCCTGCGGCGGTCCCCTATCTGGTCGACGCGCTGTCGTGGATCGCCGACCGTCCCGACGGCAGCATCCCGACCGCAGTCGGCTACCGGGCCGAGGAGACCGCCGCGCCGGACCGCGCCCCGACCCCGGCCGGGCGGGGCCGCAGCGTATCGCTGAGGGCGGATATCCGCGGCCATTTCGAGGTCGACGCGCGCATCAACGGCACGCCGGTGCCGGTCATGGTCGATACCGGGGCGACCTCGGTGGCCCTGCGCTACGAGGATGCCGTGCGGCTCGGCCTGCGCCCGCTGCCGTCCGAATTCGACGTGCCGATCGCGACCGCCAACGGCACCACCAAGGCGGCCCGGGTGACGCTCGGCGAGGTGCGAATCGGCGACGTGCGCGTGTCCAAGGTCGAAGCCCTGGTGGTGCCGGCGCGCGCCCTGACCACCAACCTGCTCGGCATGAGCTTCATCAAGCGGCTCGGCAAGGTCGAGATGCGGGGCGACCGGCTGCTGCTGGTCGAATGA
- a CDS encoding GTP cyclohydrolase II has product MNTPNKPSHIRLTSHPGAGAPQRFPIHWGAADPRERGPVIGTLSRPNERNVIGTHGGAYALYRALAVASGALNPIQRPDLTNTSPTTEIGPHPQWSDPGRIVSLDPFGHRTAQIFGREIAEGHDIRPTIAITKARLTVPELRIGTSESRLPIDGQIVRAQGDIAVTKAAVDPVWYLPGIAERFGTSEDALRRTLFEQTGGIYPELVTRPDLQVFLPPIGNITLYIFGDPASLADRRKTLACRVHDECNGSDVFGSDICTCRPYLVHGIEECVREAQAGGAGLIVYNRKEGRALGEVTKFLVYNARKRQEGGDQAATYFERTECVAGVQDARFQQLMPDVLHWLGITRIDRFVSMSNMKYDALVDSGIEIVERVPIPDGLIPDDAKVEMEAKKAAGYFTPTGAPSAEQLNATVGRPLDRY; this is encoded by the coding sequence ATGAACACGCCGAACAAGCCCTCCCACATCCGCCTCACATCCCATCCCGGCGCCGGCGCGCCGCAGCGCTTTCCGATCCACTGGGGCGCGGCCGATCCGCGCGAGCGCGGGCCGGTGATCGGCACGCTGAGCCGCCCGAACGAGCGCAACGTGATCGGCACCCATGGCGGCGCCTATGCGCTCTACCGCGCGCTCGCCGTCGCCTCCGGCGCCCTGAACCCGATCCAGCGGCCCGATCTGACCAACACCTCCCCGACCACCGAGATCGGCCCGCATCCGCAATGGTCGGACCCGGGCCGCATCGTTTCGCTCGATCCGTTCGGTCACCGGACGGCGCAGATCTTCGGCCGCGAGATCGCCGAGGGCCACGACATCCGTCCGACCATCGCTATCACCAAGGCGCGGCTGACCGTGCCGGAACTGCGCATCGGCACGTCGGAGAGCCGTCTGCCGATCGACGGCCAGATCGTGCGGGCGCAGGGCGACATCGCCGTCACCAAGGCGGCCGTCGATCCGGTCTGGTACCTGCCCGGTATCGCCGAGCGCTTCGGCACCAGCGAGGATGCGCTGCGCCGGACGCTGTTCGAGCAGACCGGCGGCATCTATCCGGAACTGGTCACGCGGCCCGACCTGCAGGTCTTCCTGCCGCCGATCGGCAACATCACGCTCTACATCTTCGGCGATCCGGCCTCGCTCGCCGACCGGCGCAAGACGCTGGCCTGCCGGGTCCACGACGAGTGCAACGGCTCGGACGTGTTCGGCTCAGACATCTGCACCTGCCGGCCCTATCTGGTGCACGGCATCGAGGAATGCGTGCGCGAGGCCCAGGCCGGCGGCGCCGGCCTGATCGTCTACAACCGCAAGGAAGGCCGCGCGCTCGGCGAGGTGACCAAGTTCCTGGTCTACAATGCGCGCAAGCGCCAGGAGGGCGGCGACCAGGCGGCGACCTATTTCGAGCGCACCGAATGCGTCGCCGGCGTCCAGGACGCCCGCTTCCAGCAGTTGATGCCGGACGTGCTGCATTGGCTCGGCATCACCCGGATCGACCGCTTCGTATCGATGTCGAACATGAAATACGACGCGCTGGTCGACAGCGGCATCGAGATCGTCGAGCGCGTGCCGATCCCCGACGGGCTGATCCCCGACGATGCCAAGGTGGAGATGGAGGCCAAGAAGGCGGCCGGCTACTTCACCCCGACCGGCGCGCCGAGCGCCGAGCAGCTGAACGCCACCGTCGGCCGCCCGCTCGACCGCTATTGA
- a CDS encoding phosphopentomutase gives MARGFLFIMDSFGIGGAPDAATYGDVGADTLGHIAEAAARGAADRPGLRAGPLRLPLLDRLGLSAAAEASTGRRPPGLEGTADLGRWAVGVERSKGKDTPSGHWELAGVPVTFDWGYFPTTVPAFPPDLVAELVRRGGLPGILGDCHASGTAILDRLGEEHLRTGRPIVYTSADSVLQIAAHETRFGLDRLYDLCRIARSLCDPLGIGRVIARPFVGETTGHFTRTGNRRDYAVPPPEPTLLDRAAAAGRQVIAVGKISDIFAGSGVTRAVKASGHDALFEAALGTLQTARDGDLVLVNFVDFDTLYGHRRDVAGYAAALEAFDAKLPAFLDRMGAGDLVMLTADHGCDPTWPGTDHTREQVPVLAYGPGLAPRGYGRRGFADVGETLAAHLGLAPGRHGTAMW, from the coding sequence ATGGCCCGCGGCTTCCTGTTCATCATGGATTCCTTCGGCATCGGCGGGGCGCCCGACGCCGCGACCTATGGCGACGTAGGCGCCGACACCCTCGGCCATATCGCCGAGGCCGCCGCCCGCGGCGCAGCCGACCGGCCGGGCCTGCGTGCCGGGCCTTTGCGCCTGCCTCTCCTCGACCGGCTCGGACTCAGCGCCGCGGCGGAGGCCTCGACCGGGCGCCGGCCGCCGGGGCTCGAAGGGACCGCCGATCTCGGCCGCTGGGCGGTCGGCGTGGAACGCTCGAAGGGCAAGGATACGCCGTCGGGCCACTGGGAACTGGCCGGCGTGCCGGTCACCTTCGACTGGGGCTATTTCCCGACGACCGTGCCGGCCTTCCCGCCGGACCTGGTCGCCGAGCTCGTCCGCCGCGGCGGCCTGCCGGGCATTCTCGGCGACTGTCACGCCTCGGGCACCGCAATCCTCGACCGGCTCGGCGAAGAGCATCTGCGGACCGGCCGGCCGATCGTCTACACCTCGGCCGATTCCGTCCTGCAGATCGCCGCGCACGAGACCCGTTTCGGGCTCGACCGGCTCTACGACCTGTGCCGGATCGCCCGCAGCCTGTGCGATCCGCTCGGCATCGGCCGGGTCATCGCGCGGCCCTTCGTCGGCGAGACGACGGGACATTTCACCCGCACCGGCAACCGGCGCGACTATGCCGTGCCGCCGCCCGAGCCGACCCTGCTCGACCGCGCCGCCGCCGCCGGCCGGCAGGTGATTGCGGTCGGCAAGATCTCGGACATCTTTGCCGGGTCCGGCGTCACCCGCGCCGTCAAGGCCTCCGGCCACGACGCCCTGTTCGAGGCCGCGCTCGGCACGCTGCAGACGGCGCGCGACGGCGATCTGGTGCTGGTCAATTTCGTCGATTTCGACACGCTCTACGGCCACCGCCGCGACGTTGCCGGCTATGCGGCGGCGCTCGAGGCCTTCGACGCGAAGCTGCCGGCCTTCCTCGACCGGATGGGCGCCGGCGACCTCGTCATGCTGACCGCCGACCACGGCTGCGACCCGACCTGGCCCGGCACCGACCACACCCGCGAGCAAGTCCCGGTGCTCGCCTACGGCCCTGGCCTCGCACCCCGGGGCTATGGCCGCCGCGGCTTCGCCGATGTCGGCGAGACCCTCGCCGCCCATCTGGGACTGGCGCCGGGCCGGCACGGCACGGCGATGTGGTGA
- a CDS encoding rhodanese-like domain-containing protein: MDSETARRAALDGSVVLIDVRNPDEWLRTGIGEGAHPLSMQDPAFLDTLLDLVDGDRDRPLAIVCAAGGRSAQVARALTAHGFATVHNVDEGMMGSPAGPGWLGRGLPTVPWEG, translated from the coding sequence ATGGATAGCGAGACCGCCCGCCGTGCCGCCCTCGACGGCAGCGTCGTCCTGATCGACGTGCGCAATCCCGACGAATGGCTGCGGACCGGCATCGGCGAGGGTGCCCACCCGCTCTCGATGCAGGATCCGGCCTTCCTCGATACGCTGCTGGACCTGGTCGACGGCGACCGGGACCGCCCGCTGGCGATCGTCTGCGCGGCCGGCGGCCGCTCCGCGCAGGTCGCCCGCGCGCTCACGGCCCATGGCTTCGCGACCGTTCACAATGTCGACGAGGGCATGATGGGCTCGCCCGCCGGCCCGGGCTGGCTCGGCCGCGGCCTGCCGACGGTGCCCTGGGAAGGGTGA
- a CDS encoding cytidine deaminase: MPQSATAEVALDALFAAAAAARTRAYAPYSRFLVGAAIRDGDGRIHAGCNVENAAYPLGTCAEAGAIAAMVLAGSTEIAEIAVVGGPEHGAELLCPPCGGCRQKIREFGGLTARVHLREADGRVRTLTLDDLLPISFGPEHL; this comes from the coding sequence ATGCCGCAATCGGCCACGGCCGAGGTCGCCCTCGACGCCCTGTTCGCCGCCGCCGCCGCGGCGCGGACCCGCGCCTACGCGCCCTATTCGCGCTTCCTGGTCGGCGCCGCGATCCGCGACGGCGACGGCCGCATCCATGCCGGCTGCAATGTCGAGAATGCCGCCTATCCGCTCGGCACCTGCGCGGAGGCCGGCGCTATCGCCGCTATGGTGCTGGCCGGCTCGACCGAGATCGCCGAGATCGCGGTGGTCGGCGGCCCGGAGCATGGCGCGGAACTGCTCTGCCCGCCCTGCGGCGGCTGCCGGCAGAAGATCCGCGAATTCGGAGGGCTGACGGCGCGCGTCCACCTGCGCGAGGCCGACGGGCGGGTGCGGACCTTGACGCTCGACGATCTGTTGCCGATCTCCTTCGGACCGGAACATCTGTGA
- a CDS encoding phosphate/phosphite/phosphonate ABC transporter substrate-binding protein, producing the protein MIPKNVRRSGARAASAARFALLACALALAGGTGALAQNSVVIIPGIKIGVVGAERPQVLRTRLEPFRRRLSDDVGTSVEIVPMKDGQTLIDAIATKRVDYAILSASAYAMAWKLCQCIEPAAAPRSVDGTLSFRAVMLVRSGSKAERVEDLKGASIATSDGRSVAGRLLPFAELAAAGLPPSAHFGRIETATGPEAAVRLMLAGKVDAALAWSSLEGAMEAGYSRGTLRDMVDRKAFTMTDVRIVWTSAPIPHGPHAVRTDLPPQMRNRIREVLTHLRQDDPDAYDAVEPVMGGGFATIDHAAYQPLLVLVSPPDGEAKPPATPKPPG; encoded by the coding sequence ATGATCCCCAAGAACGTCCGGCGCAGCGGCGCCCGGGCCGCTTCGGCGGCGCGCTTCGCCCTGCTTGCCTGCGCGCTGGCCCTAGCGGGCGGCACCGGCGCCCTGGCGCAGAATTCGGTCGTGATCATTCCGGGTATCAAGATCGGCGTGGTCGGCGCGGAGCGGCCGCAGGTCCTGCGCACCCGGCTGGAGCCGTTCCGCCGCCGGCTTTCGGACGATGTCGGCACCTCGGTCGAGATCGTGCCGATGAAGGACGGTCAGACGCTGATCGACGCCATCGCCACCAAGCGGGTCGACTATGCGATCCTGTCGGCGAGCGCCTATGCGATGGCCTGGAAGCTGTGCCAGTGCATCGAGCCGGCGGCGGCACCGCGTTCGGTCGACGGCACGCTGTCGTTCCGGGCGGTGATGCTGGTCAGGAGCGGCTCCAAGGCCGAACGGGTCGAGGACCTGAAGGGCGCCAGCATCGCGACCTCGGACGGTCGCTCGGTGGCCGGCCGCCTGCTGCCCTTCGCCGAACTGGCCGCCGCCGGACTGCCGCCCTCGGCGCATTTCGGCCGGATCGAGACCGCGACCGGCCCTGAGGCGGCGGTGCGCCTGATGCTGGCCGGCAAGGTCGACGCGGCGCTCGCCTGGTCGAGCCTGGAGGGCGCGATGGAGGCCGGCTATTCGCGCGGCACTCTGCGCGACATGGTCGACCGCAAGGCCTTCACGATGACGGACGTGCGCATCGTCTGGACCTCCGCGCCGATCCCGCACGGCCCGCATGCCGTCCGGACCGATCTGCCGCCGCAGATGCGCAATCGCATCCGCGAGGTCCTGACCCATCTGCGCCAGGACGATCCGGACGCCTATGACGCCGTCGAGCCGGTCATGGGCGGCGGCTTCGCGACCATCGACCACGCCGCCTATCAACCCCTGCTCGTGCTCGTCAGCCCGCCGGATGGCGAGGCCAAGCCGCCGGCGACACCGAAACCGCCGGGCTGA